One Sus scrofa isolate TJ Tabasco breed Duroc chromosome 1, Sscrofa11.1, whole genome shotgun sequence DNA segment encodes these proteins:
- the LOC100522117 gene encoding LOW QUALITY PROTEIN: heterogeneous nuclear ribonucleoprotein A1-like (The sequence of the model RefSeq protein was modified relative to this genomic sequence to represent the inferred CDS: deleted 1 base in 1 codon), with translation MSKSESPKEPEQLRKVFLGGLSFETTDERLRSHSEQWGTLTDCVVRRDPNTKRSRGFRFVTYTTVEEVDTAMNTRPHKVDGRVVEPRRAVSREDSQRPGAHLTVKKIFVGGIKEDTEEHHLREYFEQYGKIEVIGIMTDQGSGKKKRGFAFVTFNNHDSVTVIQKYHTVNGHNYEVRKALSKKEMSNASSSQRGRSGSGNFGGGRGGGFGGNDSFGRGENFSGQGGFGGSRGGGGYSGSGDGSNGFGNDGSNAGGGGSYDDFGNYNSQSSNSGPTKVGNFGGRSSGP, from the exons ATGTCTAAATCAGAGTCTCCCAAAGAGCCCGAACAGTTGCGGAAGGTCTTCCTCGGAGGTTTGAGCTTTGAAACAACCGATGAGAGACTGAGGAGCCATTCTGAGCAATGGGGAACGCTCACAGACTGTGTGGTAAGGAGGGACCCAAACACCAAGCGCTCCAGAGGCTTCAGGTTTGTCACGTACACCACTGTGGAGGAGGTGGACACAGCCATGAATACAAGGCCACACAAGGTGGATGGAAGAGTTGTGGAACCAAGGAGGGCTGTCTCAAGAGAAGATTCTCAAAGACCTGGTGCCCACTTAACTGTGAAAAAGATTTTTGTTGGTGGCATTAAAGAAGACACTGAAGAACATCATCTAAGAGAGTATTTTGAACAGTATGGGAAAATTGAAGTGATTGGAATCATGACTGACCAAggcagtggcaaa aaaaaaagaggttttgcTTTTGTAACCTTCAATAACCATGACTCTGTGACTGTCATCCAGAAATACCACACTGTGAATGGCCACAACTATGAAGTGAGGAAAGCTCTATCCAAGAAAGAGATGTCTAATGCTTCATCCAGCCAAAGAGGTCGAAGTGGTTCTGGAAACTTTGGTGGTGGTCGTGGAGGTGGTTTTGGTGGAAATGACAGCTTTGGTCGTGGGGAAAACTTCAGTGGTCAAGGTGGCTTTGGTGGTAGTCGTGGTGGTGGTGGATATTCTGGCAGTGGGGATGGCTCTAATGGATTTGGTAATGATGGAAGCAATGCTGGAGGTGGTGGAAGCTACGATGATTTTGGCAATTACAACAGTCAATCTTCAAATTCTGGACCCACGAAAGTAGGAAATTTTGGAGGAAGAAGTTCTGGCCCCTGA